The following coding sequences are from one Pseudomonas oryzae window:
- the trpA gene encoding tryptophan synthase subunit alpha, which yields MSRLQSRFAALKQENRAALVTFVTAGDPDYATSLEILKGLPAAGADVIELGMPFTDPMADGPAIQLANIRALGNGQNMAKTLQMVREFRAGNQDTPLVLMGYYNPIFCYGVERFIADAKEAGVDGLIVVDLPPEHNDELCDPAQAAGIDFIRLTTPTTDDARLPTVLNGSSGFVYYVSVAGVTGAGAATMDQVEEAVARLRRHTDLPLCIGFGIRTPEHAAEVAKRADGAVVGSALIDRIAKASSKEQAIGDVLGLCRELAEGVRKARI from the coding sequence ATGAGCCGCCTGCAGAGCCGCTTCGCCGCACTGAAGCAAGAAAACCGCGCCGCCCTGGTCACCTTCGTCACCGCCGGCGACCCGGACTACGCCACCTCGCTGGAGATCCTCAAGGGCCTGCCGGCAGCCGGCGCCGACGTCATCGAGCTGGGCATGCCGTTCACCGACCCGATGGCCGACGGCCCGGCGATCCAGCTGGCCAACATCCGCGCCCTCGGCAATGGCCAGAACATGGCGAAAACCCTGCAGATGGTCCGCGAGTTCCGCGCGGGCAACCAGGACACCCCGCTGGTGCTGATGGGCTACTACAACCCGATCTTCTGCTACGGCGTGGAACGCTTCATCGCCGACGCCAAGGAAGCCGGCGTAGACGGCCTGATCGTGGTCGACCTGCCGCCGGAGCACAACGACGAACTGTGCGACCCGGCCCAGGCCGCCGGCATCGACTTCATCCGCCTGACCACCCCGACCACCGACGACGCCCGCCTGCCGACCGTACTGAACGGCAGCTCCGGCTTCGTCTACTACGTCTCGGTGGCCGGCGTCACCGGCGCCGGCGCGGCGACCATGGATCAGGTGGAAGAAGCGGTGGCCCGCCTGCGCCGCCACACCGACCTGCCGCTGTGCATCGGCTTCGGCATCCGCACCCCCGAACACGCCGCCGAAGTGGCCAAGCGCGCCGATGGTGCGGTGGTGGGGTCGGCGTTGATTGATCGGATTGCCAAGGCTTCGTCGAAGGAGCAGGCGATTGGGGATGTGCTGGGGCTTTGTCGGGAGTTGGCTGAGGGGGTGAGGAAGGCAAGAATTTAA
- the trpB gene encoding tryptophan synthase subunit beta, whose translation MTQSYSHGPDERGLFGPFGGQFVAETLMPLINDLAAEYEAAKQDPAFLEELAYFQRDYIGRPSPLYFAERLTEHFGGAKIYLKREELNHTGAHKINNCIGQILLAKRMGKKRIIAETGAGMHGVASATVAARFGLECVVYMGTTDIDRQQANVFRMKLLGAKVIPVTAGTGTLKDAMNEALRDWVTNVDNTFYLIGTAAGPHPYPAMVRDFQAVIGRETRAQILDHEGRLPDSLVACIGGGSNAIGLFHEFLDEPSVQIVGVEAAGHGIDTGKHAASMAGGAPGVLHGNRTYLLQDADGQITDAHSISAGLDYPGVGPEHAWLHKVGRVEYVPITDDEAMQAFQQCCRLEGIIPALESSHALAEAFKRAPSLPKDHLMVVNLSGRGDKDMQTVMHYLNLDEETRA comes from the coding sequence ATGACCCAGAGCTATTCCCACGGCCCCGACGAGCGCGGCCTGTTCGGCCCGTTCGGCGGCCAGTTCGTCGCCGAAACCCTGATGCCGCTGATCAACGACCTGGCCGCCGAGTACGAGGCCGCCAAGCAGGACCCGGCGTTCCTCGAAGAACTCGCCTACTTCCAGCGCGACTACATCGGCCGCCCCAGCCCGCTGTACTTCGCCGAGCGCCTGACCGAGCACTTCGGCGGCGCGAAGATCTATCTCAAGCGCGAGGAGCTGAACCACACCGGCGCGCACAAGATCAACAACTGCATCGGCCAGATCCTGCTGGCCAAACGCATGGGCAAGAAGCGCATCATCGCCGAGACCGGCGCCGGCATGCACGGCGTGGCCAGCGCCACCGTGGCCGCGCGCTTCGGCCTCGAGTGCGTGGTGTACATGGGCACCACCGACATCGACCGCCAGCAGGCCAACGTCTTCCGCATGAAGCTGCTCGGCGCCAAGGTCATCCCGGTCACCGCCGGCACCGGCACCCTCAAGGACGCCATGAACGAGGCGCTGCGCGACTGGGTGACCAACGTCGACAACACCTTCTACCTGATCGGCACCGCCGCCGGCCCGCACCCCTACCCGGCGATGGTCCGCGACTTCCAGGCAGTGATCGGCCGCGAAACCCGCGCGCAGATCCTCGACCACGAAGGCCGTCTGCCGGATTCCTTGGTCGCCTGCATCGGCGGCGGCTCCAACGCCATCGGCCTGTTCCACGAATTCCTCGACGAGCCGAGCGTGCAGATCGTCGGCGTCGAAGCGGCCGGCCACGGCATCGACACCGGCAAGCACGCCGCCAGCATGGCCGGCGGCGCGCCGGGCGTGCTGCACGGCAACCGCACCTACCTGCTGCAGGACGCCGACGGTCAGATCACCGACGCCCACTCGATCTCCGCCGGCCTCGACTACCCCGGCGTCGGCCCCGAGCACGCCTGGCTGCACAAGGTCGGTCGCGTCGAGTACGTGCCGATCACCGACGACGAAGCCATGCAGGCGTTCCAGCAGTGCTGCCGCCTGGAAGGCATCATCCCGGCGCTGGAGTCCTCCCACGCGCTGGCCGAAGCCTTCAAGCGCGCGCCCAGCCTGCCCAAGGACCACCTGATGGTGGTCAACCTGTCCGGCCGCGGCGACAAGGACATGCAGACCGTAATGCACTACCTGAATCTGGACGAGGAGACCCGCGCATGA
- a CDS encoding beta strand repeat-containing protein — protein MTTYTGSNVNDSLLGGSLDDVLIGLGGNDTLNGGAGKDKMDGGVGNDIYYVDNAADSIVETSLLASEIDKVFSSITWSLSSAGNENIEHLTLTGSALIDGSGNALNNLIYGNSVTNKLYGMAGDDTIYGESGDDTLDGGTGNDILNGGAGNDFLNGADDASTQDESDTLIGGAGNDTYVVDSAADVVIEASALASEVDTIVSSTSWTLGSNLENLRLSGILASVGVGNALNNTIDGNSAQNALFGAAGADKLNGGGGDDTLSGGDGNDALEGGEGKDLLDGGAGNDVMAGGAGNDTYVVDSLSDSLLEDGTTLTEIDTVVVKSGINWVLGANLENLTLSGTFSNSGTGNERNNLIIGNAGNNQLIGALGNDILNGGYGQDTLDGGAGNDIYIVDNAGDRLIETSTSSTEIDEVQSSIDWTLNVVAHDNIENLTLIGDALEGTGNAKANRLTGNASDNILTGLAGNDRLDGGAGSDLLIGGTGNDTYVVDNVDDVIDESTTTASEIDTVESVITWTLGANLERLTLTGSAAINGYGNALANTITGNTGNNLLRGLQGNDTLLGGAGNDTLDGGAGIDNMNGGAGNDVYILDSLSDVVTETGTSKTEIDTVRIGLSYTLGNNLENLFLTGTAAINGTGNALDNFLVGNSAGNLLSGGNGNDRLDGGRGNDNLQGGLGNDTYVVDSLADSITETAVSTSTSPIIVTKTTPVTAEIDTVESWLDWTLGSNLENLTLLGTELLVGRGNELANVVTGNAAANQLFGLGGNDRLIGGGGSDIMDGGAGNDVYVVDSIDDVVLEANNSSLEIDTIESGLTWTLSEANVENLTLLGSSAINGYGNSLANTILGNSGANLLAGLAGNDILQGLNGNDVLNGGAGNDTLGGDAGNDSLNGGDGTDFMEGGDGADVLNGGKDADTMNGGKGADLYIVDHVADVVTETIVSTATTELDTVESSITYTLTANVENLTLKGALNINGTGNELNNTIIGNSLNNILSGRSGADTLQGGLGNDRLTGGDGKDTLAGGDGNDTFAFDLLSEMGLSSTTWDVITDFVRGQDKIDLSKLDANTDTTTTNEAFTMVIGSATAFTAAGQLKVVSGVLYGNTDADSTAEFAIQLTGITALSTADFIL, from the coding sequence ATGACCACATACACCGGAAGTAACGTCAATGACTCTCTTTTAGGCGGCAGCCTGGATGACGTGTTGATTGGTCTTGGCGGGAACGACACGCTCAACGGCGGCGCCGGAAAGGACAAGATGGATGGCGGCGTGGGAAACGACATTTATTACGTTGATAACGCAGCGGACTCCATTGTCGAGACCAGCCTGCTCGCTTCCGAAATCGATAAGGTGTTCAGCTCCATAACATGGTCGCTGAGCTCGGCGGGGAATGAGAACATTGAGCACCTCACCCTCACCGGCAGCGCTCTCATCGATGGCTCGGGTAACGCACTCAACAATCTCATTTATGGCAACTCCGTAACCAACAAGCTGTACGGGATGGCCGGCGACGATACGATTTATGGCGAGAGCGGTGACGATACCCTGGATGGTGGTACCGGCAACGACATCCTCAATGGCGGCGCCGGAAATGACTTCCTCAACGGCGCAGATGACGCTTCAACACAGGACGAAAGCGATACGCTGATCGGTGGCGCCGGCAATGACACCTATGTGGTGGACTCTGCGGCCGATGTCGTAATCGAAGCCAGCGCGCTGGCCAGCGAAGTAGATACGATAGTGAGCAGTACCAGCTGGACGCTGGGCAGCAACCTCGAGAACCTCCGTTTGAGCGGGATCCTGGCCAGCGTCGGCGTTGGCAACGCGCTCAACAACACCATTGATGGCAACAGCGCCCAGAATGCCCTATTCGGCGCGGCCGGCGCAGACAAGCTCAATGGTGGGGGGGGCGACGACACCCTGAGCGGCGGCGACGGCAACGATGCGCTGGAAGGCGGAGAAGGCAAGGATCTGCTCGACGGCGGCGCTGGAAACGATGTCATGGCCGGCGGTGCCGGCAATGACACCTATGTCGTCGACAGCCTGAGCGACAGCCTGCTCGAAGACGGCACAACGCTCACCGAAATCGATACCGTGGTTGTCAAAAGCGGTATCAACTGGGTGCTTGGCGCCAACCTTGAAAATCTGACCTTGTCCGGCACCTTCTCGAACAGCGGGACCGGCAACGAGCGCAACAACCTAATCATCGGTAACGCGGGTAACAATCAGCTGATCGGCGCGCTCGGCAACGACATTTTGAATGGTGGCTATGGGCAGGATACGCTCGATGGCGGTGCCGGCAATGACATTTATATTGTCGATAATGCGGGCGACAGGCTGATCGAGACCTCAACATCGTCCACCGAAATCGATGAAGTGCAGAGCAGCATCGATTGGACGCTGAATGTGGTAGCCCACGATAACATTGAAAATCTGACGCTGATCGGTGATGCCCTGGAGGGCACCGGCAACGCCAAGGCCAACCGGCTGACCGGGAACGCATCTGACAATATCCTCACCGGCCTGGCCGGAAACGACCGACTCGATGGCGGCGCCGGCAGTGACCTCCTGATTGGCGGTACCGGCAACGATACCTACGTGGTCGACAATGTCGACGATGTGATTGACGAAAGCACAACGACCGCCAGCGAAATCGACACGGTGGAAAGCGTGATCACCTGGACGCTGGGAGCCAACCTGGAAAGACTCACTCTGACCGGCTCGGCGGCCATCAATGGCTACGGCAACGCGTTGGCCAATACCATCACCGGCAATACGGGGAACAACCTGCTGCGCGGTCTGCAGGGCAACGATACCCTGCTCGGCGGCGCGGGCAACGACACCCTCGACGGCGGCGCAGGCATCGACAACATGAACGGCGGCGCGGGCAACGATGTCTACATCCTCGATTCTCTGAGCGATGTAGTCACCGAGACGGGAACCTCGAAGACCGAAATCGACACGGTACGCATCGGTCTCAGCTACACGCTGGGTAACAATCTCGAGAACCTGTTCCTCACGGGCACCGCGGCGATCAACGGTACGGGCAATGCGCTGGACAACTTCCTGGTCGGCAACAGTGCTGGCAACCTGCTCAGCGGCGGGAACGGCAACGACCGACTCGACGGCGGCAGGGGCAACGACAACCTGCAAGGCGGTCTCGGCAACGATACCTATGTTGTCGACAGCCTCGCCGACAGCATCACCGAAACGGCGGTGTCGACCAGCACTTCGCCCATCATCGTTACCAAGACCACGCCGGTCACCGCCGAAATCGACACAGTCGAGAGCTGGCTCGACTGGACCTTGGGCAGCAATCTCGAAAACCTCACCCTGCTGGGTACCGAGCTGCTCGTGGGGCGAGGCAATGAACTAGCCAACGTCGTCACCGGCAACGCCGCGGCCAACCAGCTTTTTGGCTTGGGCGGTAACGACCGGCTGATCGGCGGCGGCGGCTCCGACATCATGGATGGCGGCGCGGGCAACGACGTGTATGTGGTCGACAGCATCGACGATGTCGTGCTCGAGGCCAACAACTCGAGCCTGGAGATCGACACCATCGAGAGCGGCCTCACCTGGACCCTCAGCGAGGCCAACGTCGAGAATCTCACCCTGCTGGGCTCGTCAGCCATCAACGGCTACGGCAACAGCTTGGCCAACACCATACTCGGTAATTCTGGCGCCAACCTGCTCGCCGGTCTGGCCGGCAACGACATCCTCCAGGGACTGAACGGCAACGACGTCCTCAACGGTGGGGCCGGAAACGATACGCTGGGCGGCGACGCGGGCAACGACTCGCTCAATGGCGGCGACGGTACCGACTTCATGGAGGGTGGGGATGGCGCAGACGTGCTCAACGGCGGCAAGGATGCCGACACCATGAACGGAGGCAAAGGCGCCGACCTCTACATCGTCGATCATGTCGCTGATGTCGTCACCGAAACCATCGTCAGCACGGCAACCACAGAGCTGGATACTGTCGAGAGCTCGATTACCTACACGCTCACCGCCAACGTCGAGAACCTGACCCTCAAGGGCGCGCTGAACATCAACGGAACCGGCAACGAACTCAACAACACGATCATTGGCAACTCGCTTAACAACATTCTGAGCGGGCGGTCCGGCGCCGACACCCTGCAAGGCGGGCTCGGTAACGACCGCCTCACTGGCGGCGACGGCAAGGACACCCTCGCCGGTGGCGATGGCAACGACACCTTCGCCTTCGACCTCCTCAGTGAAATGGGGCTGTCCAGCACCACTTGGGACGTCATCACCGACTTCGTCAGGGGACAGGACAAGATCGATCTGTCGAAGCTGGATGCCAATACCGACACTACCACCACCAACGAAGCCTTCACCATGGTCATCGGCAGCGCCACCGCCTTTACCGCTGCCGGCCAGCTGAAGGTGGTAAGTGGCGTGCTCTACGGCAACACCGATGCCGACAGCACTGCCGAGTTCGCCATTCAGCTTACCGGCATCACCGCCTTGTCGACGGCGGACTTCATCCTCTGA
- a CDS encoding NAD(P)/FAD-dependent oxidoreductase: protein MFKQSAQHVGTWYAADYGPIPLRPRLEGRVDCDVLIVGAGFSGLHTGLRLAMAGKKVVLLEASRVAWAASGRNGGQALLGWSCDMPPLEQALGTGRARELWDSMRWAAEELRQLPERHGFDVDYRTGSLWTAVRPKRVHLLQEAQEEAVAKWGYEVMRLIPKEELPEWIGSERYQAALYDPLGAHLNPLKLAQGLAAAIEQAGGRIFEQSQVLDWREQGEGHVAHTGHGEVHSDVLVLACNAYIDRLDRDLSARLLPVGSWQVATAPLDPALARSLLPQNSCVIDNQFVPDYFRLTPDHRLLFGGACTYLGGIPRDVPAATRPFLERVFPQLRGVRIDYGWGGHIDCTLRRTPHIGRQGGRYWLQGFSGHGVLPTLAGARAVSDAILGDERLLALYQAIPNPRFPGGELLRAPLEAVGKAWYRLRDNL, encoded by the coding sequence ATGTTCAAGCAATCCGCCCAGCACGTCGGGACCTGGTACGCCGCCGACTACGGCCCCATCCCGCTGCGTCCACGCCTGGAAGGCCGCGTCGACTGCGACGTGCTGATCGTCGGCGCCGGCTTCAGCGGCCTGCACACCGGGCTGCGCCTGGCCATGGCCGGCAAGAAGGTGGTGCTGCTGGAGGCCAGCCGGGTGGCCTGGGCCGCTTCCGGGCGCAACGGCGGGCAGGCGCTGCTCGGTTGGTCGTGCGACATGCCGCCGCTGGAGCAGGCCCTCGGCACCGGGCGCGCCCGCGAGCTGTGGGACAGCATGCGCTGGGCCGCCGAAGAGCTGCGCCAGCTGCCCGAGCGCCACGGCTTCGACGTCGACTACCGCACCGGCAGCCTGTGGACCGCGGTGCGGCCCAAGCGTGTGCACCTGCTGCAGGAGGCGCAGGAGGAGGCGGTGGCCAAGTGGGGCTACGAGGTGATGCGCCTGATCCCCAAGGAAGAGCTGCCGGAGTGGATCGGCAGCGAGCGCTACCAGGCGGCGCTGTACGACCCGCTCGGCGCCCACCTCAACCCGCTCAAGCTGGCCCAGGGCCTGGCCGCCGCCATCGAGCAGGCCGGCGGGCGCATCTTCGAACAGAGCCAGGTGCTCGACTGGCGCGAGCAGGGCGAGGGCCATGTCGCCCACACCGGGCACGGCGAGGTGCACAGCGACGTGCTGGTGCTGGCCTGCAACGCCTACATCGACCGCCTCGACCGCGACCTCTCGGCGCGCCTGCTGCCGGTCGGTTCCTGGCAGGTGGCCACCGCGCCGCTCGACCCGGCGCTGGCCCGCTCGCTGCTGCCGCAGAACAGCTGCGTGATCGACAACCAGTTCGTCCCCGACTACTTCCGCCTGACCCCGGACCACCGCCTGCTGTTCGGTGGCGCCTGCACCTACCTGGGCGGCATCCCCAGGGACGTGCCGGCGGCCACCCGGCCGTTCCTCGAGCGGGTGTTCCCGCAGCTGCGCGGCGTGCGGATCGACTACGGCTGGGGCGGGCATATCGACTGCACCCTGCGCCGCACCCCGCACATCGGCCGCCAGGGCGGCAGGTACTGGCTGCAGGGCTTCTCCGGCCACGGCGTGCTGCCGACCCTGGCCGGCGCGCGGGCGGTGAGCGACGCCATCCTCGGCGACGAGCGCCTGCTGGCGCTGTACCAGGCCATCCCCAATCCGCGCTTCCCCGGCGGCGAGCTGCTGCGCGCGCCGCT